A genomic segment from Brevundimonas mediterranea encodes:
- the mtgA gene encoding monofunctional biosynthetic peptidoglycan transglycosylase: protein MARGRKKGWLRAALIALAVLALLPIGGVLIVAVLPPAPTILMLRQAVRGEGLDYQWRGLNDISPNLVNAAIAAEDARFCSHHGFDIEAIQKALDHNAEGGRIRGGSTISQQTAKNVFLWPGRDWIRKGLEAGYTVLIETVWSKRRIMEVYLNVVEWAPGVYGAQAAAQHWFGKDAADLTPREAARLAAILPAPRRYKAASPGPYVRRRAARIQAAMGTVRNEGLNACVRLK, encoded by the coding sequence ATGGCGCGCGGGCGGAAAAAGGGTTGGTTGCGGGCGGCCCTGATCGCCCTGGCGGTCCTGGCCCTGCTGCCGATCGGCGGGGTTCTGATCGTCGCCGTCCTGCCGCCCGCCCCGACCATATTGATGCTGCGCCAGGCCGTGCGCGGCGAGGGCCTGGACTATCAATGGCGCGGTCTGAACGACATCTCGCCCAATCTGGTGAACGCCGCTATCGCCGCCGAGGACGCCCGTTTCTGCAGCCACCACGGCTTCGACATCGAGGCGATCCAGAAGGCGCTGGATCACAACGCCGAGGGCGGCCGCATCCGCGGCGGCTCGACCATCAGCCAGCAGACCGCCAAGAATGTCTTCCTCTGGCCGGGCCGCGACTGGATCCGCAAGGGGCTGGAGGCCGGCTACACCGTCCTGATCGAAACCGTCTGGTCCAAGCGCCGGATCATGGAAGTCTATCTGAACGTGGTCGAATGGGCGCCCGGCGTCTATGGCGCCCAGGCCGCCGCTCAGCACTGGTTCGGCAAGGACGCCGCCGACCTGACCCCGCGCGAGGCGGCGCGTCTCGCCGCCATCCTGCCCGCGCCGCGCCGCTACAAGGCCGCCTCGCCCGGCCCCTATGTCCGCCGGCGCGCCGCGCGCATCCAGGCCGCCATGGGCACGGTCCGCAACGAGGGTCTGAACGCCTGCGTCCGGCTCAAGTAG
- a CDS encoding M2 family metallopeptidase produces MKRQMMTAVAVCALAFTAGCAATTTSGEARPLQADGGAQTFTPAPVTATGLRADYPTTVEGATQFVAYAEAKMLTFGEYAARVQWARATNITFDTMWLESKVNAEATELQVQFANQAARFNDVAVDPVVRRKLNLLRLGIVLPAPNRPGAAEELSQITTRLDSTYSTGKFDFKGQPITLDEASLILADSRDPNETKALYEGWRTISPVMKNDYARMVEIANEGARELGFSDTGALWRSGYDMPADDFAEETDRLWAQVKPFYENLHCYVRARLNAKYGDAVQPDHGPIRADLLGNMWSQQWGNIYDVVAPTSGGASSYDLTELLKSADYDPVKMVKTGEGFYVSLGLDPLPQTFWERSQIVRPRDREVVCHASAWDLDNADDIRIKMCTNVNGDDFYTVHHELGHNYYQRAYKNQPMLFRNGANDGFHEAIGDFVGLSALTPTYLNQIGLLKTTPGAQEDIPFLLKMALDKIAFLPFGLMVDRWRWGVFSGETSPDQYNAAWTADMLKYQGLVPPGPRPTNAFDPGAKYHVPGNTPYTRYFLAHIYQFQFQRAACKQAGWTGPLHRCSVYGNEAVGARFNAMLEMGQSKPWPEAMQAFTGETANDASAVADYFAPLNQWLTVQNRGHDCGWSEA; encoded by the coding sequence ATGAAGCGTCAGATGATGACCGCCGTCGCGGTCTGCGCCCTCGCCTTCACCGCCGGCTGCGCCGCCACCACGACCTCGGGCGAGGCCCGGCCGCTTCAGGCCGACGGCGGCGCCCAGACCTTCACCCCCGCCCCCGTCACAGCCACCGGCCTGCGCGCCGACTATCCGACGACCGTCGAGGGCGCGACCCAGTTCGTCGCCTACGCCGAGGCCAAGATGCTGACCTTCGGCGAATACGCCGCCCGGGTGCAGTGGGCGCGCGCCACCAACATCACCTTCGACACCATGTGGCTGGAGTCCAAGGTCAACGCCGAGGCGACCGAGCTTCAGGTCCAGTTCGCCAACCAGGCGGCCAGGTTCAATGATGTCGCGGTGGACCCCGTCGTTCGCCGCAAGCTGAACCTGCTGCGGCTCGGCATCGTCCTGCCCGCCCCCAACCGCCCCGGCGCGGCCGAGGAACTGTCGCAGATCACCACCCGGCTGGACTCGACCTATTCGACCGGCAAGTTCGACTTCAAGGGGCAGCCGATCACCCTGGACGAGGCCTCGCTGATCCTGGCCGACAGCCGCGACCCGAACGAGACCAAAGCCCTGTACGAAGGCTGGCGCACCATCTCGCCGGTGATGAAGAACGACTACGCCCGCATGGTCGAGATCGCCAACGAAGGCGCGCGCGAACTGGGCTTTTCCGACACCGGCGCCCTGTGGCGCTCCGGCTACGACATGCCCGCCGACGATTTCGCCGAGGAAACCGACCGCCTCTGGGCTCAGGTCAAACCCTTCTACGAGAACCTGCACTGCTATGTCCGCGCCCGGCTGAACGCCAAATACGGCGACGCCGTCCAGCCCGACCACGGCCCGATCCGCGCCGATCTTCTGGGAAACATGTGGTCGCAGCAGTGGGGCAATATCTATGACGTCGTGGCCCCGACCAGCGGCGGCGCCTCCAGCTACGACCTGACCGAACTGCTGAAGTCCGCCGACTACGACCCGGTGAAAATGGTCAAGACGGGCGAGGGCTTCTACGTCTCCCTGGGTCTCGATCCCCTGCCCCAGACCTTCTGGGAACGCAGCCAGATCGTGCGCCCGCGCGACCGCGAGGTCGTCTGCCACGCCTCGGCCTGGGACCTGGACAACGCCGACGACATCCGCATCAAGATGTGCACCAACGTCAACGGCGACGACTTCTACACCGTCCACCACGAGCTGGGTCACAACTACTACCAGCGCGCCTACAAGAACCAGCCGATGCTGTTCCGCAACGGGGCCAACGACGGCTTCCACGAGGCCATCGGCGACTTCGTCGGCCTGTCGGCCCTGACCCCCACCTATCTGAACCAGATCGGCCTGCTGAAGACGACCCCGGGCGCCCAGGAGGACATTCCCTTCCTGCTGAAGATGGCCTTGGACAAGATCGCCTTCCTGCCGTTCGGCCTGATGGTTGATCGCTGGCGCTGGGGCGTCTTCTCCGGCGAGACCTCGCCGGACCAGTACAACGCCGCCTGGACCGCCGACATGCTGAAATACCAGGGTCTGGTCCCGCCGGGGCCGCGTCCGACCAACGCCTTCGACCCGGGCGCAAAATATCACGTGCCGGGCAACACCCCCTACACCCGCTACTTCCTGGCCCACATCTACCAGTTCCAGTTCCAGCGCGCGGCCTGCAAACAGGCCGGCTGGACCGGCCCGCTGCACCGCTGCTCGGTCTATGGAAACGAGGCGGTCGGAGCCCGTTTCAACGCCATGCTGGAGATGGGCCAGTCCAAGCCCTGGCCCGAGGCCATGCAGGCCTTCACCGGCGAGACCGCCAACGACGCCTCCGCCGTCGCCGACTATTTCGCGCCTCTGAACCAATGGCTGACCGTCCAGAATCGTGGCCACGACTGCGGCTGGTCAGAGGCTTGA
- a CDS encoding TadE/TadG family type IV pilus assembly protein: MASQTIHRAVGRLRKLVSRLRDDRRGNVAMIFGLSLPVIVMLALGGVDLHRITTARSQFQDALDAATLAAARSSETTPAGLKSVALATLHGNIQGTEVEPINDADVEVAMNDKSVVIATAQGRVKTLVANIVLPPYGQLLDDTLPISARSEVNRSSRDVEVALVLDITGSMNDCADSCSSGRKIDNLKSAAKELIDIVVQTNQSPFYSKVALAPYSMGVNVGDTYASRARGSLDSNTQSITAATWLTGSVKTITSISRAYTAVVTASKHGFKTGDIVTIWSAETMAPLNGVALTVGSVTTNTFSLVGEDSRYYSAFSGQAYVAKCARTDCNIVITLARHGLSSEGDAAVLGNMGGLSQLNNIGFRVASVTPTTATLALDASQANLATTAKGGAAYTSGGQLICGVDGCSNRDFVNAIGAWTRFPGTPCVSERAGSQAYTDAAPSASSWVGRSYASGGNACPASQIVPLTNVKKTLTDAVDGMTAVGSTAGHIGLAWGWYLVSPNFGLWSGLGAPAAYDSSKTLKAVVLMTDGEFNTPYFRGVIASDAGNGSGGADTHINQPATNGSSFEQAYRLCENMKAADVIVYTVGFDIGAARNMTGPIDSAGELMARCATNPDRAFQASSSTDLSDAFRDIGRDITRLRISR, encoded by the coding sequence TTGGCCTCTCAAACGATCCATCGGGCGGTCGGCCGCCTTCGCAAACTCGTCTCGCGCCTGCGCGACGACCGGCGCGGCAATGTGGCGATGATCTTCGGCCTCAGCCTGCCGGTCATCGTCATGCTGGCGCTCGGCGGCGTTGATCTTCACAGGATCACGACCGCGAGATCGCAGTTTCAGGACGCACTGGACGCCGCGACCCTGGCCGCCGCGCGCTCCTCCGAAACGACTCCAGCGGGTCTGAAGAGCGTCGCCCTGGCGACCCTGCACGGCAACATTCAGGGCACGGAGGTCGAGCCGATCAATGACGCCGACGTCGAGGTCGCCATGAACGACAAGAGCGTCGTCATCGCTACGGCCCAGGGGCGGGTGAAGACCCTGGTCGCAAACATCGTCCTGCCGCCCTATGGCCAGCTCCTAGACGATACTCTGCCCATCTCGGCGCGCTCGGAAGTCAATCGCTCCTCGCGCGACGTGGAGGTGGCCCTGGTCCTCGACATCACCGGCTCGATGAACGATTGCGCCGACAGCTGCTCAAGCGGCCGAAAGATCGACAATCTGAAGTCAGCGGCCAAGGAGTTGATCGACATCGTCGTTCAGACGAACCAGTCGCCCTTCTATTCCAAGGTGGCCCTGGCGCCCTACTCCATGGGCGTCAATGTGGGCGACACCTATGCTAGCCGGGCGCGGGGATCGCTCGACTCCAACACCCAGTCCATTACCGCAGCGACCTGGCTGACGGGCTCGGTCAAGACGATCACGAGCATATCCCGCGCCTATACGGCCGTCGTCACCGCGTCGAAACACGGCTTCAAGACCGGCGACATCGTGACGATCTGGAGCGCGGAAACCATGGCCCCCCTGAACGGCGTCGCGCTAACGGTGGGCAGTGTGACAACCAACACCTTCAGCCTCGTCGGCGAGGACAGCCGCTATTACTCCGCCTTCTCGGGCCAGGCCTATGTCGCCAAATGCGCACGAACGGACTGCAACATCGTGATCACCCTGGCTCGCCACGGTCTGTCGTCCGAAGGCGACGCCGCCGTTCTCGGCAATATGGGCGGCCTCAGTCAGTTGAACAATATCGGTTTCCGGGTCGCCAGCGTCACCCCAACCACGGCGACCTTGGCGCTTGACGCCTCTCAGGCTAATTTGGCGACCACGGCCAAGGGGGGGGCCGCCTATACGTCCGGCGGACAGCTGATCTGCGGCGTCGATGGCTGTTCGAACCGGGATTTCGTCAACGCGATCGGGGCCTGGACGCGCTTTCCCGGCACGCCCTGCGTTTCGGAACGAGCCGGCTCGCAGGCCTACACCGATGCGGCCCCTTCCGCCTCCTCCTGGGTCGGACGAAGTTACGCTTCTGGCGGCAACGCCTGCCCCGCATCCCAGATCGTTCCTCTCACCAACGTCAAAAAGACACTCACCGACGCGGTCGACGGAATGACTGCGGTGGGCTCCACGGCGGGCCATATCGGTCTGGCTTGGGGCTGGTATCTGGTTTCGCCGAACTTCGGCCTGTGGTCAGGCCTCGGCGCACCGGCCGCCTACGATTCGAGCAAGACCTTGAAGGCTGTGGTTTTGATGACCGACGGGGAGTTCAACACCCCCTATTTCCGAGGCGTCATCGCCTCCGACGCGGGCAACGGCAGCGGCGGGGCCGACACTCACATCAACCAGCCCGCCACGAACGGCTCGTCTTTCGAGCAAGCCTATCGGCTCTGCGAAAACATGAAGGCCGCCGACGTCATCGTCTACACGGTCGGATTCGACATCGGCGCGGCCCGGAACATGACCGGTCCAATCGATTCCGCCGGCGAGCTGATGGCGCGATGCGCCACCAATCCTGACCGCGCCTTCCAAGCGTCGAGTTCCACCGACCTGTCCGACGCCTTCCGGGATATCGGTCGCGACATCACCCGCCTGCGCATCTCCCGCTAG
- a CDS encoding isopenicillin N synthase family dioxygenase: MKRYDADFQGFSDALGASFVEYGFAVVADHALDDARIAAALADAKTFFALPEAVKRQYHQPGTGGARGLTPFGVEAAKGAASVDLKEFWHVGRELPEGHPYRRFMRDNVWPVETPGFKANVYGLYEELDALGRKILKAIARYLDLGDAYFEDKVEMGNSVLRLLHYPPVPADAPGVRAGAHEDINVITLLLGAEEAGLQLKEKDGSWLDIAPPPGALVINIGDMLQRLTNHVLPSTTHRVVNPAPERRGFARYSTPFFLHFNPDFPIETLPSTITPDNPDRYAGKTILAEDYLTERLREIRLL, from the coding sequence ATGAAGCGATATGACGCTGACTTCCAGGGGTTCAGCGACGCTCTGGGCGCCTCGTTCGTGGAGTATGGGTTCGCGGTGGTGGCGGACCATGCACTGGATGACGCCCGGATCGCAGCAGCTCTTGCTGACGCCAAAACCTTCTTCGCCCTGCCCGAGGCGGTGAAGCGCCAGTATCATCAACCGGGAACAGGCGGCGCGCGCGGCCTGACCCCGTTCGGCGTGGAAGCGGCCAAAGGAGCCGCGTCCGTCGATCTGAAGGAGTTCTGGCATGTCGGGCGCGAGTTGCCGGAGGGCCACCCCTATCGTCGTTTCATGCGCGATAATGTCTGGCCGGTGGAGACGCCCGGATTCAAGGCGAATGTCTATGGCCTGTACGAGGAGCTTGACGCCCTGGGGCGCAAGATCCTGAAGGCTATCGCCCGTTACCTGGACCTCGGGGACGCCTATTTCGAGGACAAGGTCGAGATGGGCAACAGCGTGCTCCGCCTGCTGCACTATCCGCCCGTGCCGGCTGATGCGCCGGGGGTGCGCGCCGGCGCGCATGAGGACATCAATGTCATCACCCTGCTGCTGGGGGCCGAGGAGGCGGGGCTGCAGCTGAAGGAGAAGGACGGCAGCTGGCTGGACATCGCGCCGCCGCCGGGGGCCCTGGTGATCAATATCGGCGACATGCTGCAACGGCTGACCAACCACGTCCTGCCGTCGACCACGCACCGGGTGGTCAATCCAGCGCCGGAGCGGCGTGGCTTCGCCCGCTATTCGACGCCCTTCTTCCTGCACTTCAATCCGGACTTCCCGATCGAGACCCTGCCCAGCACCATCACGCCGGATAATCCCGATCGCTATGCGGGCAAGACCATCCTGGCCGAGGACTATCTGACCGAGCGTCTGCGCGAAATCCGCCTGCTGTGA
- a CDS encoding OmpA family protein encodes MRAKIIVASVSIAALLGTAACTTTDPYSSTPTRNNTGTGAIAGALGGALLGYLTNTSNGEQGRKNALIGAGVGALGGAAVGQYMDRQQRAMEAELSGSGVGVARQGDNLVLRMPSDVTFATNQSSIDPRFLPVLDDVARVLQEYDRSTIDVIGHTDSTGGDAINQPLSERRAASVASELVRRGVIAERLYVAGNSSRNPVASNATPEGKAQNRRVEILIRPFTG; translated from the coding sequence ATGCGCGCCAAGATCATTGTCGCCAGCGTTTCCATTGCAGCCCTGCTGGGAACGGCGGCCTGCACCACGACCGACCCCTACAGCTCGACACCGACCCGCAACAACACCGGCACCGGCGCCATTGCAGGCGCATTGGGCGGCGCTCTGCTGGGGTATCTGACAAACACTTCAAACGGCGAACAAGGCCGCAAGAATGCTCTCATCGGAGCCGGTGTCGGCGCCCTGGGCGGCGCAGCCGTGGGCCAGTACATGGACCGCCAGCAGCGCGCCATGGAGGCTGAACTGTCCGGCAGCGGCGTCGGCGTCGCACGCCAGGGCGACAACCTGGTCCTGCGCATGCCGTCGGATGTGACCTTCGCCACCAACCAATCCTCGATCGATCCGCGCTTCCTGCCGGTGCTCGACGACGTGGCGCGGGTGCTTCAGGAATATGACCGCTCAACCATCGACGTGATCGGCCACACCGACTCGACCGGCGGAGACGCCATCAATCAGCCCCTGTCCGAGCGTCGCGCCGCCAGTGTGGCTTCGGAACTGGTTCGTCGCGGCGTGATCGCCGAGCGGCTCTACGTTGCAGGCAACAGCTCGCGTAATCCGGTGGCCTCCAACGCCACGCCGGAGGGCAAGGCTCAGAACCGTCGCGTCGAGATCCTTATCCGGCCGTTCACGGGCTGA